The Roseofilum reptotaenium CS-1145 genome has a segment encoding these proteins:
- a CDS encoding molybdenum cofactor guanylyltransferase, whose product MSIFPSATVASVILAGGQSSRMGQDKALIPWNGVPLLQRVSEVATQCTEQVYIVTPWPDRYRAIAPPHCQWIVESNPGNGPLVALSQVWERIQHPWILLLGCDLPNLDPTLLQHWIAQLSDIPESTLAVVPIQGKYWEPLCGFYRPDHQLTLKSFIQNGGSAFQHWLSSIPVQPLPVDARIAQILHNCNTPADLKLSN is encoded by the coding sequence ATGTCTATTTTTCCCAGTGCTACCGTAGCCAGTGTCATTTTAGCCGGAGGGCAAAGTTCCCGCATGGGACAGGACAAGGCTCTGATTCCCTGGAATGGAGTCCCTTTGCTGCAACGGGTATCGGAAGTCGCCACCCAATGTACAGAGCAGGTATATATCGTTACGCCTTGGCCCGATCGCTATCGGGCGATCGCCCCCCCACATTGCCAGTGGATCGTCGAGTCCAACCCTGGAAACGGGCCCTTAGTTGCTCTCTCTCAAGTTTGGGAAAGAATTCAACATCCCTGGATTTTGTTGCTCGGTTGCGATTTACCCAACTTAGACCCCACTCTTTTGCAGCATTGGATCGCCCAACTCTCCGACATTCCTGAATCAACCTTAGCCGTTGTTCCGATTCAGGGAAAGTACTGGGAACCCCTGTGTGGATTTTACCGTCCCGATCATCAACTGACTCTAAAATCCTTTATCCAGAATGGAGGTAGTGCCTTTCAACACTGGTTATCCTCCATTCCGGTACAACCCTTACCCGTAGATGCCAGAATTGCTCAGATCCTCCACAACTGCAATACACCCGCAGATTTGAAATTAAGTAATTAA
- a CDS encoding ATP-dependent Clp protease ATP-binding subunit, giving the protein MFERFTEKAIKVIMLAQEEARRLGHNFVGTEQILLGLIGEGTGVAAKVLKSMGVNLKDARIEVEKIIGRGSGFVAVEIPFTPRAKRVLELSLEEARQLGHNYIGTEHLLLGLIREGEGVAARVLENLGVDLSKVRTQVIRMLGETAEVSAVGGRSSNKTPTLDEFGSNLTQLAAEGKLDPVVGRQTEIERVIQILGRRTKNNPVLIGEPGVGKTAIAEGLAQRISHGDVPDILEDKRVVTLDIGLLVAGTKYRGEFEERLKKIMDEIRSAANVILVIDEVHTLIGAGAAEGAIDAANILKPALARGELQCIGATTLDEYRKHIERDAALERRFQPVMVGEPSVEETIEILHGLRERYEQHHKLKISDESLDAAAKLSDRYISDRYLPDKAIDLIDEAGSRVRLINSKLPPAAKELDRELRGVLKQKDDAVRSQDFDRAGELRDREMELKSQIRTIASKGKDEGSVSDDPIVTEEDIAHIVASWTGVPVNKLTETESEKLLHMEDTLHTRIIGQEDAVKAVSRAIRRARVGLKNPNRPIASFIFSGPTGVGKTELTKALASYFFGSEEAMIRLDMSEYMERHTVSKLIGSPPGYVGYNEGGQLTEAVRRRPYTVVLFDEIEKAHPDIFNMLLQILEDGRLTDAKGRTVDFKNTLLIMTSNIGSKVIEKGGGGLGFEFDDNAEDAQYNRIRSLVNEELKAYFRPEFLNRLDEIIVFRQLNKEEVKEIAEILLKDVFKRLTEKDITLQVTDKFKDRLIEEGYNPAYGARPLRRAIMRLLEDTLAEELLSGRVGEGSTAVVDVDESGQVTIQSEDQQTPVLTKATD; this is encoded by the coding sequence ATGTTTGAACGCTTCACAGAAAAAGCCATTAAGGTGATCATGTTAGCTCAGGAGGAAGCCCGCCGCCTGGGTCACAACTTCGTGGGCACAGAACAAATCCTTCTCGGTTTGATTGGGGAGGGGACGGGAGTGGCCGCAAAAGTCCTGAAATCCATGGGGGTCAATCTTAAGGATGCCCGGATTGAGGTAGAAAAGATCATCGGTCGGGGTTCGGGATTTGTCGCTGTAGAAATTCCATTTACACCCAGAGCCAAACGGGTTCTAGAGCTATCCCTAGAAGAGGCTCGTCAATTGGGACATAACTATATTGGCACAGAGCATTTACTTTTGGGTTTAATTCGCGAAGGAGAAGGGGTAGCTGCCCGTGTCTTAGAGAATTTGGGCGTGGATCTGTCTAAGGTTCGCACTCAGGTCATTCGGATGCTCGGTGAAACGGCTGAAGTTTCGGCGGTAGGTGGACGTTCCTCGAATAAGACCCCAACGTTAGATGAGTTTGGGTCGAATTTAACCCAATTGGCCGCTGAAGGAAAACTCGATCCGGTGGTCGGTCGGCAAACGGAAATTGAACGGGTGATCCAAATCTTGGGTCGGCGGACTAAAAATAACCCGGTACTGATCGGTGAACCGGGGGTTGGGAAAACAGCGATCGCCGAAGGGTTGGCTCAACGGATCTCCCATGGTGATGTCCCGGATATCCTGGAAGATAAGCGCGTCGTTACCCTCGATATCGGTCTGCTGGTGGCGGGAACCAAGTACCGAGGAGAGTTTGAAGAGCGGCTGAAGAAAATCATGGATGAAATTCGTTCAGCAGCCAATGTCATCCTGGTGATTGATGAAGTCCATACTCTCATTGGTGCAGGAGCGGCTGAAGGGGCGATCGATGCCGCCAATATCCTCAAACCTGCCCTCGCTCGGGGCGAGCTTCAATGTATTGGAGCCACAACCTTAGATGAATACCGCAAACACATCGAGCGGGATGCTGCCCTAGAGCGGCGTTTTCAACCGGTGATGGTGGGTGAGCCTTCTGTGGAAGAAACCATCGAGATCTTACATGGGCTGCGCGAGCGGTACGAACAGCACCACAAGTTGAAAATTTCGGATGAATCTTTGGATGCAGCCGCTAAATTGAGCGATCGCTATATTTCTGACCGCTACCTCCCCGATAAAGCCATTGACTTGATTGATGAAGCCGGATCGCGGGTACGCTTAATTAACTCAAAACTGCCCCCAGCAGCCAAAGAACTCGATCGCGAACTACGCGGTGTTCTCAAGCAAAAAGATGATGCGGTACGCTCCCAAGACTTTGATAGAGCTGGGGAATTACGCGATCGCGAAATGGAACTCAAATCCCAAATTCGCACCATTGCCAGCAAAGGCAAAGACGAAGGCTCAGTCAGCGATGACCCCATCGTTACCGAAGAAGACATCGCCCATATCGTCGCCTCCTGGACTGGAGTTCCCGTCAACAAACTCACCGAAACCGAATCCGAAAAACTCCTACATATGGAAGACACTCTCCATACTCGGATTATCGGTCAAGAAGATGCCGTCAAAGCCGTCTCCCGCGCCATCAGACGCGCCCGTGTTGGTCTGAAAAACCCCAACCGACCCATTGCCAGCTTCATCTTCTCCGGGCCCACTGGGGTTGGAAAAACCGAGTTAACCAAAGCTCTGGCTTCCTACTTCTTCGGTTCTGAAGAAGCAATGATTCGTCTCGATATGTCCGAATACATGGAACGGCACACCGTCAGCAAGCTGATCGGTTCTCCTCCTGGATATGTTGGATACAACGAAGGGGGACAACTCACGGAAGCCGTTCGCCGTCGTCCCTATACTGTCGTTCTCTTCGATGAAATTGAAAAGGCACACCCCGACATCTTCAACATGCTGCTGCAAATCTTAGAAGATGGTCGTTTAACCGATGCCAAAGGACGCACCGTAGACTTCAAGAACACCCTCTTGATCATGACCAGTAACATTGGGTCTAAGGTGATTGAAAAAGGTGGCGGTGGACTTGGGTTCGAGTTCGACGACAACGCCGAAGATGCCCAATATAACCGCATCCGTTCCTTAGTTAACGAAGAACTCAAAGCCTACTTCCGTCCTGAGTTCCTCAACCGGTTAGATGAAATCATCGTCTTCCGTCAGTTGAACAAGGAAGAAGTCAAAGAAATTGCCGAAATCTTGCTCAAGGATGTCTTCAAGCGCTTAACCGAAAAAGACATTACCCTGCAAGTCACCGATAAATTCAAAGACCGGTTGATTGAAGAAGGGTATAATCCCGCCTACGGTGCGCGTCCTCTGCGTCGAGCCATTATGCGCCTATTGGAAGACACCTTAGCGGAAGAACTCCTCTCTGGTCGAGTGGGTGAAGGGTCTACAGCCGTTGTTGACGTGGATGAGTCTGGACAAGTGACCATTCAATCTGAGGATCAACAGACTCCAGTGTTAACCAAGGCTACGGACTAG
- a CDS encoding adenosine deaminase: protein MNDWIRELPKAELHIHIEGSLEPELMFALADRHQMTLPYNSIEAAHQAYQFQDLQSFLDLYYAGANVLCTEQDFYDLTWAYLQRADKQTIRHTEIFFDPQTHTQRGIAFEVAIAGIHQALVDGQSQLGISSGLILCFLRHLSAEDAMKTLEDALPYQDWIVGVGLDSSERGHPPSKFTAVFDRARAHGLLTVAHAGEEGPPEYIWEAIDSLKVSRIDHGVRSPEDPKLMAWLKEQQIPLTVCPLSNIELGVFETLEQHPIKQLLDAGLRVTVNSDDPAYFGGYVQENFMAIYEALNLSQQDLYQLAKNSFLSSFVSESAKEIAIAELDAYMHQTLQELPPLYNTL, encoded by the coding sequence ATTAATGATTGGATTCGAGAGTTACCGAAAGCAGAATTACATATTCATATTGAAGGATCTTTGGAACCGGAATTAATGTTTGCCTTAGCCGATCGCCACCAGATGACCCTTCCCTATAATTCCATAGAAGCTGCCCATCAGGCCTATCAATTCCAAGATTTACAATCATTTCTGGATCTCTACTATGCAGGAGCCAATGTCCTCTGTACTGAGCAAGACTTTTATGACCTCACCTGGGCTTATCTACAACGGGCCGACAAGCAAACCATACGCCATACGGAAATTTTCTTTGACCCTCAAACCCATACCCAGCGGGGAATTGCTTTTGAAGTTGCGATCGCTGGCATTCATCAAGCCTTGGTCGATGGTCAAAGTCAACTGGGCATATCTTCCGGTCTAATTCTGTGTTTTTTACGTCATCTGAGCGCTGAAGATGCAATGAAAACCCTAGAAGATGCACTCCCTTACCAAGATTGGATCGTTGGGGTGGGTTTAGATTCTTCAGAACGAGGTCATCCCCCTTCTAAGTTTACTGCTGTTTTCGATCGCGCCAGAGCGCATGGGTTGTTGACTGTTGCTCACGCAGGAGAAGAAGGGCCTCCTGAGTATATCTGGGAAGCGATCGACTCACTCAAAGTCTCCCGCATTGACCATGGAGTGAGATCGCCAGAAGACCCTAAACTGATGGCATGGCTCAAAGAACAGCAAATTCCCCTCACGGTTTGTCCCCTCTCCAATATTGAGCTGGGTGTCTTTGAAACCCTCGAGCAACATCCCATCAAACAATTACTAGATGCCGGCTTACGAGTAACCGTTAACTCGGACGATCCAGCCTACTTTGGGGGCTATGTGCAAGAAAACTTCATGGCTATCTATGAAGCCCTAAACTTGAGTCAACAGGACTTATATCAATTGGCGAAAAACTCGTTTCTGAGTTCATTTGTATCGGAATCAGCAAAAGAAATAGCGATCGCCGAACTTGATGCCTATATGCATCAAACCTTACAGGAGTTGCCTCCGTTATACAATACCCTCTAA
- a CDS encoding DUF4330 domain-containing protein, translating into MALLDSKGRLFGKFSILDLGALVVIGLVLFGIFFYPGTSGSVAQVGVVTKPVEVDVIVRGLSVRTPEALIQEFQESQTTNIVIRNQPYGSVTVKSVERLERPVIIPQPDGSAKALEDPREQSRFSLDMLMTLTGNAQITDSGVVLGNSKLKIGTPVELEGFTYNFNGSVIEVRVPE; encoded by the coding sequence ATGGCACTGTTAGATTCAAAAGGTCGGTTATTTGGCAAATTCTCCATTCTCGATCTCGGCGCGCTCGTCGTCATCGGCCTAGTCTTATTCGGCATTTTCTTCTATCCAGGAACCTCTGGATCTGTTGCCCAAGTGGGAGTAGTCACCAAACCCGTAGAAGTCGATGTTATTGTTCGGGGGTTAAGTGTACGGACTCCAGAAGCCTTGATTCAGGAATTCCAAGAAAGCCAGACAACCAATATTGTTATCCGCAATCAACCCTATGGAAGCGTAACCGTTAAATCCGTAGAACGCTTAGAACGTCCGGTTATTATTCCTCAACCGGATGGTAGTGCCAAAGCCTTAGAAGATCCCAGAGAACAGAGTCGTTTTTCCCTCGATATGTTAATGACTCTGACTGGAAATGCCCAAATTACTGATAGCGGTGTAGTGTTGGGCAATAGTAAGCTCAAAATTGGCACACCTGTAGAGTTGGAAGGGTTTACGTATAACTTCAATGGCAGTGTGATAGAAGTTCGCGTTCCTGAATAG
- a CDS encoding phage tail protein: MTLARSSPLSLEVIPMRLPDADPELLHHDPLAPEGIPLMLIPGEPSQLMVKLGNPGEHLLNVTLEFRGNLPQAWYSCERENSEISPGISQDIIIEFQAPDDFFEAFLALRENSSLRINYSGRLQVYGARPGTVSQLIDVADINFYVRPQSRYLDFLPQIYREVDFVGRFLKIIEETFNPDVQMMASLFAYLDPLTAPQSMLPFLAHWVGWELQSYLSLEQQRSLIRHALEIYRWRGTRRGLRLYLHLVTGLPLDDEVEREEDKHIAILETFSQGLVLDHSILGQDALLGGGQPFHFRVHLQPDTPGSVDEALVRQVIDQQKPAFCTYELQID, from the coding sequence ATGACCCTTGCGCGTTCGAGTCCTCTTTCTCTTGAGGTGATTCCCATGCGTCTGCCAGATGCAGACCCGGAATTACTGCACCATGACCCCTTAGCTCCTGAAGGGATTCCCCTGATGCTGATTCCAGGAGAACCCAGCCAGCTTATGGTCAAACTGGGTAATCCTGGAGAACACCTCTTGAATGTGACCCTAGAATTTCGGGGAAATTTGCCCCAGGCTTGGTATTCTTGCGAGAGGGAAAATTCTGAAATCTCTCCTGGCATCAGCCAAGATATTATCATCGAATTCCAAGCACCGGATGACTTTTTTGAGGCATTCCTGGCCCTAAGAGAAAATTCAAGTTTACGGATTAATTATAGTGGTCGGCTTCAGGTGTATGGAGCGAGGCCAGGAACGGTGAGCCAACTGATTGATGTGGCGGATATTAACTTTTATGTGCGTCCCCAATCTAGGTATTTAGACTTTTTGCCCCAAATCTATCGGGAAGTTGATTTTGTAGGGCGGTTTTTGAAGATTATTGAAGAAACGTTTAACCCGGATGTGCAGATGATGGCGAGTTTATTTGCCTATCTCGATCCCTTAACTGCGCCCCAATCTATGTTGCCATTTCTAGCCCATTGGGTGGGTTGGGAATTGCAATCTTATTTGAGTTTAGAGCAACAGCGATCGCTCATTCGCCACGCCTTAGAGATTTATCGCTGGCGAGGTACGCGTCGAGGGTTGCGACTCTATTTACATTTGGTGACGGGTTTACCCTTGGATGATGAGGTGGAACGGGAGGAAGATAAACATATTGCCATTCTGGAAACCTTTAGCCAAGGATTAGTTTTAGACCATTCAATTTTGGGGCAAGATGCTCTGTTGGGTGGAGGTCAGCCGTTTCATTTTCGGGTACATTTGCAACCCGATACTCCAGGGTCGGTGGATGAGGCTTTGGTGCGTCAGGTGATTGACCAGCAAAAACCGGCATTTTGTACCTATGAGTTGCAAATTGATTAG
- a CDS encoding Zn-dependent hydrolase: MVSLDYIAITHYPLMTMIETLQINAQRLQSSLEELAKIGQKGDRSICRLAFSDEDLQARALVRQWMEEAGMRVRVDSAGNLRGTYPGKQPHLPVLATGSHLDTVVSGGKFDGALGVLAGLEVVRVLNDHQQHFNHPLEVIVLTDEESTMIGCKAISGRASLNPEDYQTKVNLSIIDALAKVGGNWHTLAEAKQSRQDIAAFLELHVEQGAVLEQLGKQIGIVQGIVGQQRYIVTVKGRANHAGTTPMGMRKDALTAAARIVLGVEHLAESAPGDPVATVGTLQVFPNAPNIIPSLVKMTVDIRDLNQPSLDGLVADLTIQLEQISTATGTQITIEPLLNVQATLASAKIQQQIASVCQDLGLSHLSLPSRASHDAQELGRCTDMGMIFVPSQGGISHSGEEYTGDRDCLQGARVLLHTLLKLDQEY, translated from the coding sequence ATGGTCTCTCTGGATTATATCGCCATTACCCATTACCCATTAATGACTATGATTGAAACTCTGCAAATTAATGCCCAACGTCTCCAGAGTTCCTTAGAAGAACTGGCGAAAATTGGTCAAAAGGGCGATCGCAGTATTTGTCGCCTTGCCTTTTCTGACGAAGATCTCCAAGCACGTGCCCTAGTGCGTCAGTGGATGGAAGAAGCAGGCATGAGAGTCCGAGTTGATAGTGCCGGAAACTTGCGCGGAACCTATCCCGGAAAACAGCCCCATCTTCCCGTCTTAGCCACCGGTTCCCATCTCGATACAGTCGTGTCTGGCGGTAAGTTTGACGGAGCATTGGGAGTCCTTGCTGGACTTGAAGTGGTTCGGGTTTTAAATGACCATCAACAACACTTCAATCATCCTCTAGAAGTCATTGTCTTAACTGATGAAGAAAGCACCATGATCGGTTGTAAAGCGATTTCTGGAAGGGCATCTTTAAATCCAGAAGACTATCAAACCAAAGTCAATCTTTCTATCATCGATGCCTTAGCTAAAGTGGGCGGTAATTGGCACACTTTAGCCGAAGCGAAACAAAGCCGCCAAGACATCGCCGCCTTTTTAGAGTTGCATGTCGAGCAAGGAGCCGTCCTAGAACAATTGGGTAAACAAATTGGGATTGTTCAAGGGATTGTTGGCCAACAACGCTATATCGTCACCGTTAAAGGTAGAGCTAACCATGCTGGAACCACACCGATGGGAATGCGTAAAGATGCCCTCACTGCTGCCGCTCGAATTGTCCTCGGAGTCGAACACTTAGCCGAATCGGCTCCTGGCGATCCAGTTGCTACGGTAGGCACACTGCAAGTGTTTCCCAATGCCCCTAATATTATTCCCAGCTTAGTTAAAATGACTGTCGATATTCGAGATTTGAATCAGCCAAGCCTCGACGGTTTAGTCGCTGACTTAACAATCCAATTAGAACAAATTTCGACGGCGACAGGAACTCAAATTACCATCGAACCCCTGCTGAACGTTCAAGCGACTCTCGCCTCTGCCAAAATTCAACAGCAGATCGCCAGTGTGTGCCAAGACTTAGGATTAAGCCATCTTTCCCTCCCTAGTCGCGCGAGTCATGATGCCCAAGAATTGGGACGCTGTACGGATATGGGGATGATTTTCGTGCCTTCTCAAGGGGGAATTAGCCATTCCGGAGAAGAGTATACTGGCGATCGCGATTGTCTGCAAGGAGCAAGGGTTTTATTGCATACTTTACTAAAATTGGATCAAGAATATTAG
- the pyrE gene encoding orotate phosphoribosyltransferase, which yields MVDLTSRQELIDLFCQLAYQEGDFLLSSGQKSSYYINSKPVTLHPQGAVAVGELLLNMLPEDVQAVGGLTLGADPIVTAVSVVSAYEERPISALIVRKEAKGHGTQAYIEGPTLPQGAKVVVLEDVVTTGQSAMKAVERLRAVGYEVNQIVALVDRLQGGAEFYQSMGLKFEALFSIEEIQQRYKEKENRQ from the coding sequence ATGGTAGATTTGACCTCACGTCAAGAGTTAATAGATTTGTTTTGTCAATTGGCTTATCAAGAGGGAGATTTTTTACTCTCTTCTGGCCAAAAAAGTTCTTACTATATCAATAGTAAACCGGTTACCCTCCATCCTCAAGGAGCTGTAGCTGTGGGCGAGTTGTTGTTAAATATGCTTCCTGAAGACGTGCAAGCTGTGGGAGGCTTAACTTTAGGAGCCGATCCAATTGTGACTGCGGTAAGTGTCGTTTCTGCTTATGAAGAGCGGCCCATCTCAGCGTTAATTGTGCGTAAGGAAGCCAAGGGTCATGGAACTCAGGCTTATATCGAAGGACCAACGTTACCCCAGGGCGCTAAGGTGGTCGTGCTAGAGGATGTAGTCACTACGGGACAGTCGGCGATGAAAGCGGTGGAGCGCTTGCGCGCTGTAGGATACGAAGTGAACCAAATCGTAGCATTAGTCGATCGCCTCCAGGGAGGTGCAGAGTTTTACCAGTCTATGGGGTTGAAGTTTGAAGCTCTGTTTAGTATTGAAGAGATACAACAGCGCTATAAAGAGAAAGAAAATAGGCAATAG
- a CDS encoding metallophosphoesterase family protein: protein MDFEFQFAIISDLHIALPHTIWDHPKRFHLVEISIPALELALDHLSQLDLDFLLLPGDLTQHGEPENHQWLKECLSQLPYPVYVIPGNHDIPTQWGNETSISRAKFPTYYHQFGYHQSRQTDYTCELLPGVRLIALDSNEFDEDGKQFGYGYLNEAQFEWLEDILATTSEPLRLVMIHHNVIEHLPDQRTHCLGQRYMLKNGPRLINVLQESGINLMFTGHLHVQDIAQQGNLYEITTGSLVSYPHAYRTLKVTSQAEGKTRMEIQSHQIKTLPGWENLGEFSREWMGERSHPFMMRLLTGDPCNLTEEDAQQWVVSLRYFWADIAQGDTQFHFPHFPEDLRTYFESFSAQPDLGDNHRAIEF, encoded by the coding sequence ATGGACTTTGAGTTTCAGTTTGCCATTATCAGTGATTTACATATTGCCCTACCCCATACCATTTGGGATCATCCTAAGCGCTTCCATCTAGTGGAAATCAGTATTCCAGCCTTAGAGTTAGCCCTCGATCATCTCAGTCAATTGGATCTGGATTTTTTGCTCTTGCCAGGGGATTTAACTCAACATGGAGAGCCAGAAAATCATCAATGGTTAAAAGAGTGCCTTTCCCAGTTGCCCTATCCAGTTTATGTGATTCCAGGCAATCATGATATCCCGACTCAGTGGGGCAATGAAACCTCAATTAGTCGTGCTAAGTTTCCCACCTATTATCATCAATTTGGATATCACCAATCTCGACAAACCGATTATACCTGTGAACTCTTACCAGGTGTGCGTCTCATTGCTTTAGATTCTAATGAATTTGATGAAGACGGGAAACAATTCGGCTATGGGTATCTGAATGAAGCCCAGTTTGAATGGTTAGAGGATATTTTAGCAACTACGAGTGAACCCTTACGTTTGGTGATGATTCATCATAATGTGATTGAACATTTACCGGATCAGCGCACTCATTGTTTAGGCCAACGCTATATGTTAAAAAATGGGCCGCGCTTAATTAATGTATTGCAGGAATCAGGCATCAATTTAATGTTTACCGGTCATTTGCATGTTCAGGATATTGCCCAACAGGGTAATTTATATGAAATTACTACCGGATCTTTGGTGAGTTATCCCCATGCTTATCGAACCTTAAAAGTTACCTCGCAAGCTGAGGGAAAAACGAGAATGGAGATTCAATCCCATCAGATAAAAACCCTTCCCGGTTGGGAGAATTTAGGCGAATTTTCACGGGAATGGATGGGAGAGCGATCGCACCCATTTATGATGCGTCTATTAACCGGAGATCCTTGCAACTTAACGGAGGAAGACGCACAGCAATGGGTGGTTTCTCTGCGCTATTTTTGGGCAGATATTGCCCAAGGGGATACCCAGTTTCACTTTCCCCATTTTCCTGAAGATCTGCGAACCTACTTTGAGAGCTTTAGCGCCCAGCCCGATCTAGGGGATAATCACAGAGCGATCGAATTTTGA
- a CDS encoding YbjQ family protein, whose translation MLVTTTDGLDGYQITAYHGVVSGEAILGANIFKDFFAGIRDIVGGRSGAYEKSLREAKETAMKEMVAEAQKMGANAVIGVDLDYETISVSGGSSMLMVAASGTAVSYQ comes from the coding sequence GTGCTAGTTACTACAACAGATGGTTTGGATGGATATCAGATTACCGCTTATCATGGTGTCGTCAGTGGAGAGGCAATCTTAGGGGCTAATATCTTCAAAGATTTTTTTGCTGGTATTCGTGATATCGTGGGCGGGCGCTCGGGAGCTTATGAGAAATCACTCCGGGAAGCCAAAGAAACCGCGATGAAGGAAATGGTAGCTGAGGCTCAGAAGATGGGCGCAAATGCAGTTATTGGTGTCGATCTTGACTATGAAACCATTTCAGTTTCGGGTGGCAGTAGTATGCTGATGGTCGCAGCAAGTGGAACGGCGGTGAGTTATCAATAA
- a CDS encoding Uma2 family endonuclease, translating to MSVALTQTLETETEQEWTSPLPPTDLIFDDGETLESNRHRIAMNVLIEAIHQAYQGRDDYFTGGNMFVYYSSRQARDRDFRGPDFFVTLNVDGTKERQGWVVWEEEGRYPDVIVELMSPSTASEDTGPKKKIYEQTFKTRDYFVYNPFNRQSLQGWHLNSNGRYEEIVPDERGWLWCQSLELWLGLWDGTLTKEKAPWLRFFDAEGNLILLSQELAEQERDRANAAEAKLRELEDRLQAMGIDPNTVNPRD from the coding sequence ATGTCTGTTGCACTGACCCAAACTTTAGAAACTGAAACCGAGCAGGAATGGACTTCTCCCTTACCCCCTACTGATTTAATTTTTGATGACGGAGAGACATTGGAAAGCAATCGCCATCGCATCGCCATGAATGTCCTGATTGAAGCCATCCATCAAGCTTATCAAGGACGCGATGACTATTTTACCGGTGGGAATATGTTTGTCTACTACAGTAGTCGCCAAGCCCGCGATCGCGATTTTAGAGGGCCAGATTTTTTTGTGACCTTAAATGTGGATGGCACAAAAGAGCGTCAAGGTTGGGTGGTTTGGGAAGAAGAAGGGCGTTATCCAGATGTAATTGTTGAACTTATGTCCCCCTCAACAGCAAGTGAGGATACCGGCCCGAAAAAAAAGATCTATGAGCAAACCTTTAAAACACGAGATTATTTTGTTTATAATCCCTTCAATCGCCAGTCTTTGCAAGGATGGCATTTGAACAGTAATGGCCGCTATGAGGAAATTGTTCCTGACGAACGGGGATGGTTATGGTGTCAGAGTTTGGAATTGTGGTTAGGCCTTTGGGATGGAACGTTAACTAAGGAAAAGGCTCCTTGGTTACGGTTCTTTGATGCCGAGGGGAATTTGATTCTGCTCTCTCAAGAGCTAGCCGAACAGGAGCGCGATCGCGCTAATGCTGCTGAAGCTAAATTACGAGAACTAGAAGATCGCTTGCAAGCCATGGGTATCGATCCGAATACAGTCAACCCGCGTGATTGA